A window of Solanum stenotomum isolate F172 chromosome 3, ASM1918654v1, whole genome shotgun sequence contains these coding sequences:
- the LOC125860239 gene encoding protein PPLZ12 encodes MGNVNFVFCGCIEQASVGVVEKWGRFDRLAEPGLNFWNPLAGECLTGTLSTRINSLDVKIETKTKDNVFVQLLCSIQYRVIRQNADDAFYELQNPTEQIQAYVFDVVRAHVPKMNLDELFEQKDEVAKAVLEELEKVMGAYGYNIEHILMVDIIPDASVRRAMNEINAAQRMQLASVYKGEADKILQVKKAEAEAEAKYLGGVGVARQRQAITDGLRENILNFSHKVEGTSAKEVMDLIMITQYFDTIKDLGNSSKNTTVFIPHGPGHVRDIGDQIRNGLMEAASAKVTE; translated from the exons ATGGGGAATGTTAACTTTGTATTCTGCGGCTGCATAGAACAGGCGAGCGTCGGTGTGGTGGAAAAATGGGGACGTTTTGACAGATTAGCAGAACCAGGACTCAATTTCTGGAATCCCTTGGCCGGAGAATGCCTCACTGGAACTCTCTCCACCAGGATCAATTCTCTTGATGTCAAAATTGAGACCAAAACAAAG GACAATGTCTTCGTTCAATTGCTGTGTTCGATCCAATATAGAGTGATCAGGCAAAATGCTGATGATGCTTTCTATGAGTTACAAAATCCTACAGAGCAGATTCAGGCTTATGTATTTGATG TTGTTCGAGCCCATGTCCCCAAAATGAATTTGGATGAGCTTTTTGAGCAAAAGGATGAAGTTGCCAAGGCTGTCTTGGAGGAACTTGAGAAG GTGATGGGTGCGTATGGATATAATATTGAGCACATACTGATGGTTGACATCATTCCTGATGCTTCTGTGAGAAGAGCAATGAATGAGATAAATGCAG CTCAAAGGATGCAGCTTGCTAGTGTATACAAAGGAGAAGCAGATAAGATTCTCCAAGTTAAGAAAGCAGAAGCTGAGGCTGAAGCCAAGTATTTAGGTGGGGTTGGGGTTGCCAGGCAGAGACAAGCAATTACGGATGGTTTGAGAGAGAACATCTTGAACTTCTCACATAAAGTAGAAGGGACCTCCGCCAAAGAAGTGATGGATCTTATAATGATCACCCAATATTTTGACACCATCAAAGACCTTGGAAACTCTTCAAAGAACACAACCGTTTTCATACCACATGGTCCTGGCCATGTTCGTGACATTGGTGATCAGATACGTAACGGCTTGATGGAAGCAGCTAGTGCAAAGGTCACTGAATAG
- the LOC125859252 gene encoding uncharacterized protein LOC125859252 isoform X3, with protein sequence MADVNVNSLLTSSEDMAEKSLSKRYEGLVAVRTKAIKGKGAWYWAHLEPILIQNPETNLPKAVKLKCTLCDAAFSASNPSRTATEHLKRGTCPNFGSVLRPISQLPPLASPTSQNNHRKRSSPLTGTSSNSQQFGVVNTSPRFCGEMGYSPLQTAQAIVTHTGLNQQHLMLSGGKEDLDALAMLEDSVKRLKSLKSSPGPALCKDQVDSAFNLLADWFYESCGTVTLSSLEHPKFKAFLNQVGLPEVSRKDFVGEKLDSKFEEARVESEARIRDAAFFQVSSDGWGRDICKYGEDTVIKFIINLPNGTNVFHKAVYKGGLVPSEYAEEVLRETIKGLCGNVVQRCVGIVGDKYKGKALRNLELQNHWMVNLSCQLHGFISLLKDFGRELPLFKIVTDNCLKIANLFNSKSQIRNHFRKFRSHGVELAGLIRVPSADCNLSKNYGPVIAMLEDILSYARILQLIVLDDSYKVSCIEDPVAKEVAEMIQDVGFWNDVEAVHSLVKLIKEMTDDIEVERPLVGQCLLLWEELRAKVKDWCAKFSIAEGPIEKIIDTRFKKNYHPAWSAAFVLDPLYLVRDASGKYLPPFKRLTHDQEKDIDKLITRLVPREEAPTALMELMKWRSEGLDPLYAQAVQVKQRDPVTGRMKIANPQSSRLVWETCLKEFKSLGKVAVRLLFLQATSCGFKCNWSFMRWVSLQGQSRVGMDRAQRMIFIAAHAKLEKRDFSSDEEKDAEMLTTANDTLL encoded by the exons ATGGCTGACGTCAATGTTAACTCATTGTTGACTTCGAGCGAAGATATGGCGGAGAAATCATTGAGCAAGAGATATGAAGGGTTAGTTGCGGTCCGTACAAAAGCTATCAAAGGGAAAGGAGCTTGGTACTGGGCTCATCTCGAGCCTATTTTGATTCAAAACCCGGAAACGAATCTCCCTAAAGCAGTGAAACTCAAGTGCACTTTGTGTGATGCTGCGTTTTCGGCTTCAAATCCATCTCGGACTGCTACAGAGCATCTTAAAAGAGGTACTTGTCCCAATTTTGGCTCAGTTTTGAGGCCCATTTCACAATTACCCCCTTTAGCTTCACCTACTTCGCAGAATAATCATCGCAAGCGAAGTTCACCACTTACTGGTACTTCTTCTAATTCGCAACAATTTGGAGTGGTCAACACTTCGCCGCGATTCTGCGGTGAAATGGGCTATTCACCACTCCAAACAGCTCAAGCAATTGTTACCCATACGGGTCTTAATCAACAACATTTGATGTTGTCGGGTGGGAAAGAGGATTTGGATGCTTTAGCGATGTTGGAAGATAGTGTAAAGAGgcttaaaagtttgaaaagttCACCTGGTCCAGCTTTGTGTAAGGACCAGGTTGATTCAGCTTTCAATTTGTTGGCTGATTGGTTTTATGAGTCTTGTGGGACAGTGACACTTTCGAGTCTCGAGCATCCCAAATTCAAGGCTTTCCTTAACCAAGTAGGCTTGCCTGAGGTGTCAAGAAAGGATTTTGTAGGAGAAAAACTTGATTCTAAGTTTGAAGAAGCAAGAGTGGAGTCCGAAGCCAGGATTCGCGATGCAGCATTTTTTCAAGTTTCTTCAGATGGATGGGGGAGGGATATTTGTAAGTATGGGGAAGATACTGTGattaaatttatcataaatCTTCCTAATGGTACTAATGTATTTCATAAGGCAGTGTATAAGGGCGGTTTGGTGCCATCAGAGTATGCAGAGGAAGTTTTACGTGAAACTATTAAAGGGTTGTGTGGTAATGTTGTTCAAAGATGTGTAGGAATAGTTGGAGACAAGTATAAAGGTAAGGCATTGAGGAATTTGGAGTTACAAAATCATTGGATGGTTAATCTTTCATGCCAACTTCATGGATTTATTAGTTTGTTGAAGGACTTTGGTAGAGAGCTTCcactttttaaaattgtcaCTGATAATTGCTTAAAAATTGCAAATCTTTTCAATAGCAAGTCCCAAATCAGAAATCATTTTAGGAAATTCAGGTCGCACGGTGTTGAGCTTGCAGGGTTGATTAGAGTTCCTTCAGCTGACTGCAATCTCTCTAAGAACTATGGTCCTGTTATTGCAATGTTGGAGGATATACTAAGTTATGCTCGAATACTGCAGTTAATAGTGCTGGATGATTCCTATAAGGTCTCATGCATAGAGGATCCTGTTGCTAAAGAAGTTGCTGAAATGATACAGGATGTTGGGTTTTGGAACGACGTGGAGGCTGTTCATTCACTAGTGAAGTTGATCAAGGAGATGACTGATGATATTGAGGTCGAGAGACCCTTAGTTGGTCAGTGTCTTCTTCTTTGGGAGGAGTTGAGAGCTAAAGTAAAGGACTGGTGTGCCAAATTTAGCATTGCTGAGGGACCTATTGAGAAGATAATCGATACACGGTTCAAGAAAAACTATCACCCTGCATGGTCAGCTGCATTTGTACTTGATCCATTATACTTAGTGAGGGATGCAAGTGGGAAGTATCTTCCACCATTTAAACGTCTGACACATGATCAAGAGAAGGACATAGACAAGCTAATAACACGGCTAGTACCACGGGAGGAAGCTCCCACTGCACTAATGGAGCTTATGAAATGGAGATCAGAAGGGCTCGACCCACTGTATGCTCAGGCTGTTCAAGTAAAGCAGCGAGATCCTGTAACAGGAAGAATGAAAATTGCAAATCCTCAGAGTAGCAGGCTTGTATGGGAAACTTGCCTGAAAGAGTTCAAGTCGCTGGGGAAGGTTGCTGTTAGGCTTCTCTTCCTTCAGGCAACCTCATGTGGATTCAAATGTAATTGGTCCTTTATGAGATGGGTTTCGCTGCAAGGGCAATCGAGGGTTGGCATGGATAGAGCGCAAAGGATGATCTTCATTGCAGCTCACGCAAAACTTGAGAAACGGGATTTTTCCAGTGATGAGGAGAAGGATGCTGAGATGCTTACTACAGCAAATG ATACGCTTTTATGA
- the LOC125859252 gene encoding uncharacterized protein LOC125859252 isoform X1 yields MADVNVNSLLTSSEDMAEKSLSKRYEGLVAVRTKAIKGKGAWYWAHLEPILIQNPETNLPKAVKLKCTLCDAAFSASNPSRTATEHLKRGTCPNFGSVLRPISQLPPLASPTSQNNHRKRSSPLTGTSSNSQQFGVVNTSPRFCGEMGYSPLQTAQAIVTHTGLNQQHLMLSGGKEDLDALAMLEDSVKRLKSLKSSPGPALCKDQVDSAFNLLADWFYESCGTVTLSSLEHPKFKAFLNQVGLPEVSRKDFVGEKLDSKFEEARVESEARIRDAAFFQVSSDGWGRDICKYGEDTVIKFIINLPNGTNVFHKAVYKGGLVPSEYAEEVLRETIKGLCGNVVQRCVGIVGDKYKGKALRNLELQNHWMVNLSCQLHGFISLLKDFGRELPLFKIVTDNCLKIANLFNSKSQIRNHFRKFRSHGVELAGLIRVPSADCNLSKNYGPVIAMLEDILSYARILQLIVLDDSYKVSCIEDPVAKEVAEMIQDVGFWNDVEAVHSLVKLIKEMTDDIEVERPLVGQCLLLWEELRAKVKDWCAKFSIAEGPIEKIIDTRFKKNYHPAWSAAFVLDPLYLVRDASGKYLPPFKRLTHDQEKDIDKLITRLVPREEAPTALMELMKWRSEGLDPLYAQAVQVKQRDPVTGRMKIANPQSSRLVWETCLKEFKSLGKVAVRLLFLQATSCGFKCNWSFMRWVSLQGQSRVGMDRAQRMIFIAAHAKLEKRDFSSDEEKDAEMLTTANDNEGSFKCLTCLNGSVSKKI; encoded by the exons ATGGCTGACGTCAATGTTAACTCATTGTTGACTTCGAGCGAAGATATGGCGGAGAAATCATTGAGCAAGAGATATGAAGGGTTAGTTGCGGTCCGTACAAAAGCTATCAAAGGGAAAGGAGCTTGGTACTGGGCTCATCTCGAGCCTATTTTGATTCAAAACCCGGAAACGAATCTCCCTAAAGCAGTGAAACTCAAGTGCACTTTGTGTGATGCTGCGTTTTCGGCTTCAAATCCATCTCGGACTGCTACAGAGCATCTTAAAAGAGGTACTTGTCCCAATTTTGGCTCAGTTTTGAGGCCCATTTCACAATTACCCCCTTTAGCTTCACCTACTTCGCAGAATAATCATCGCAAGCGAAGTTCACCACTTACTGGTACTTCTTCTAATTCGCAACAATTTGGAGTGGTCAACACTTCGCCGCGATTCTGCGGTGAAATGGGCTATTCACCACTCCAAACAGCTCAAGCAATTGTTACCCATACGGGTCTTAATCAACAACATTTGATGTTGTCGGGTGGGAAAGAGGATTTGGATGCTTTAGCGATGTTGGAAGATAGTGTAAAGAGgcttaaaagtttgaaaagttCACCTGGTCCAGCTTTGTGTAAGGACCAGGTTGATTCAGCTTTCAATTTGTTGGCTGATTGGTTTTATGAGTCTTGTGGGACAGTGACACTTTCGAGTCTCGAGCATCCCAAATTCAAGGCTTTCCTTAACCAAGTAGGCTTGCCTGAGGTGTCAAGAAAGGATTTTGTAGGAGAAAAACTTGATTCTAAGTTTGAAGAAGCAAGAGTGGAGTCCGAAGCCAGGATTCGCGATGCAGCATTTTTTCAAGTTTCTTCAGATGGATGGGGGAGGGATATTTGTAAGTATGGGGAAGATACTGTGattaaatttatcataaatCTTCCTAATGGTACTAATGTATTTCATAAGGCAGTGTATAAGGGCGGTTTGGTGCCATCAGAGTATGCAGAGGAAGTTTTACGTGAAACTATTAAAGGGTTGTGTGGTAATGTTGTTCAAAGATGTGTAGGAATAGTTGGAGACAAGTATAAAGGTAAGGCATTGAGGAATTTGGAGTTACAAAATCATTGGATGGTTAATCTTTCATGCCAACTTCATGGATTTATTAGTTTGTTGAAGGACTTTGGTAGAGAGCTTCcactttttaaaattgtcaCTGATAATTGCTTAAAAATTGCAAATCTTTTCAATAGCAAGTCCCAAATCAGAAATCATTTTAGGAAATTCAGGTCGCACGGTGTTGAGCTTGCAGGGTTGATTAGAGTTCCTTCAGCTGACTGCAATCTCTCTAAGAACTATGGTCCTGTTATTGCAATGTTGGAGGATATACTAAGTTATGCTCGAATACTGCAGTTAATAGTGCTGGATGATTCCTATAAGGTCTCATGCATAGAGGATCCTGTTGCTAAAGAAGTTGCTGAAATGATACAGGATGTTGGGTTTTGGAACGACGTGGAGGCTGTTCATTCACTAGTGAAGTTGATCAAGGAGATGACTGATGATATTGAGGTCGAGAGACCCTTAGTTGGTCAGTGTCTTCTTCTTTGGGAGGAGTTGAGAGCTAAAGTAAAGGACTGGTGTGCCAAATTTAGCATTGCTGAGGGACCTATTGAGAAGATAATCGATACACGGTTCAAGAAAAACTATCACCCTGCATGGTCAGCTGCATTTGTACTTGATCCATTATACTTAGTGAGGGATGCAAGTGGGAAGTATCTTCCACCATTTAAACGTCTGACACATGATCAAGAGAAGGACATAGACAAGCTAATAACACGGCTAGTACCACGGGAGGAAGCTCCCACTGCACTAATGGAGCTTATGAAATGGAGATCAGAAGGGCTCGACCCACTGTATGCTCAGGCTGTTCAAGTAAAGCAGCGAGATCCTGTAACAGGAAGAATGAAAATTGCAAATCCTCAGAGTAGCAGGCTTGTATGGGAAACTTGCCTGAAAGAGTTCAAGTCGCTGGGGAAGGTTGCTGTTAGGCTTCTCTTCCTTCAGGCAACCTCATGTGGATTCAAATGTAATTGGTCCTTTATGAGATGGGTTTCGCTGCAAGGGCAATCGAGGGTTGGCATGGATAGAGCGCAAAGGATGATCTTCATTGCAGCTCACGCAAAACTTGAGAAACGGGATTTTTCCAGTGATGAGGAGAAGGATGCTGAGATGCTTACTACAGCAAATG ATAATGAGGGGAGTTTTAAGTGCCTAACTTGTTTGAACGGCAGTGTCAGCAAAAAGATTTAG
- the LOC125859252 gene encoding uncharacterized protein LOC125859252 isoform X2 produces MADVNVNSLLTSSEDMAEKSLSKRYEGLVAVRTKAIKGKGAWYWAHLEPILIQNPETNLPKAVKLKCTLCDAAFSASNPSRTATEHLKRGTCPNFGSVLRPISQLPPLASPTSQNNHRKRSSPLTGTSSNSQQFGVVNTSPRFCGEMGYSPLQTAQAIVTHTGLNQQHLMLSGGKEDLDALAMLEDSVKRLKSLKSSPGPALCKDQVDSAFNLLADWFYESCGTVTLSSLEHPKFKAFLNQVGLPEVSRKDFVGEKLDSKFEEARVESEARIRDAAFFQVSSDGWGRDICKYGEDTVIKFIINLPNGTNVFHKAVYKGGLVPSEYAEEVLRETIKGLCGNVVQRCVGIVGDKYKGKALRNLELQNHWMVNLSCQLHGFISLLKDFGRELPLFKIVTDNCLKIANLFNSKSQIRNHFRKFRSHGVELAGLIRVPSADCNLSKNYGPVIAMLEDILSYARILQLIVLDDSYKVSCIEDPVAKEVAEMIQDVGFWNDVEAVHSLVKLIKEMTDDIEVERPLVGQCLLLWEELRAKVKDWCAKFSIAEGPIEKIIDTRFKKNYHPAWSAAFVLDPLYLVRDASGKYLPPFKRLTHDQEKDIDKLITRLVPREEAPTALMELMKWRSEGLDPLYAQAVQVKQRDPVTGRMKIANPQSSRLVWETCLKEFKSLGKVAVRLLFLQATSCGFKCNWSFMRWVSLQGQSRVGMDRAQRMIFIAAHAKLEKRDFSSDEEKDAEMLTTANGEDDMFNEVFVDAPSV; encoded by the coding sequence ATGGCTGACGTCAATGTTAACTCATTGTTGACTTCGAGCGAAGATATGGCGGAGAAATCATTGAGCAAGAGATATGAAGGGTTAGTTGCGGTCCGTACAAAAGCTATCAAAGGGAAAGGAGCTTGGTACTGGGCTCATCTCGAGCCTATTTTGATTCAAAACCCGGAAACGAATCTCCCTAAAGCAGTGAAACTCAAGTGCACTTTGTGTGATGCTGCGTTTTCGGCTTCAAATCCATCTCGGACTGCTACAGAGCATCTTAAAAGAGGTACTTGTCCCAATTTTGGCTCAGTTTTGAGGCCCATTTCACAATTACCCCCTTTAGCTTCACCTACTTCGCAGAATAATCATCGCAAGCGAAGTTCACCACTTACTGGTACTTCTTCTAATTCGCAACAATTTGGAGTGGTCAACACTTCGCCGCGATTCTGCGGTGAAATGGGCTATTCACCACTCCAAACAGCTCAAGCAATTGTTACCCATACGGGTCTTAATCAACAACATTTGATGTTGTCGGGTGGGAAAGAGGATTTGGATGCTTTAGCGATGTTGGAAGATAGTGTAAAGAGgcttaaaagtttgaaaagttCACCTGGTCCAGCTTTGTGTAAGGACCAGGTTGATTCAGCTTTCAATTTGTTGGCTGATTGGTTTTATGAGTCTTGTGGGACAGTGACACTTTCGAGTCTCGAGCATCCCAAATTCAAGGCTTTCCTTAACCAAGTAGGCTTGCCTGAGGTGTCAAGAAAGGATTTTGTAGGAGAAAAACTTGATTCTAAGTTTGAAGAAGCAAGAGTGGAGTCCGAAGCCAGGATTCGCGATGCAGCATTTTTTCAAGTTTCTTCAGATGGATGGGGGAGGGATATTTGTAAGTATGGGGAAGATACTGTGattaaatttatcataaatCTTCCTAATGGTACTAATGTATTTCATAAGGCAGTGTATAAGGGCGGTTTGGTGCCATCAGAGTATGCAGAGGAAGTTTTACGTGAAACTATTAAAGGGTTGTGTGGTAATGTTGTTCAAAGATGTGTAGGAATAGTTGGAGACAAGTATAAAGGTAAGGCATTGAGGAATTTGGAGTTACAAAATCATTGGATGGTTAATCTTTCATGCCAACTTCATGGATTTATTAGTTTGTTGAAGGACTTTGGTAGAGAGCTTCcactttttaaaattgtcaCTGATAATTGCTTAAAAATTGCAAATCTTTTCAATAGCAAGTCCCAAATCAGAAATCATTTTAGGAAATTCAGGTCGCACGGTGTTGAGCTTGCAGGGTTGATTAGAGTTCCTTCAGCTGACTGCAATCTCTCTAAGAACTATGGTCCTGTTATTGCAATGTTGGAGGATATACTAAGTTATGCTCGAATACTGCAGTTAATAGTGCTGGATGATTCCTATAAGGTCTCATGCATAGAGGATCCTGTTGCTAAAGAAGTTGCTGAAATGATACAGGATGTTGGGTTTTGGAACGACGTGGAGGCTGTTCATTCACTAGTGAAGTTGATCAAGGAGATGACTGATGATATTGAGGTCGAGAGACCCTTAGTTGGTCAGTGTCTTCTTCTTTGGGAGGAGTTGAGAGCTAAAGTAAAGGACTGGTGTGCCAAATTTAGCATTGCTGAGGGACCTATTGAGAAGATAATCGATACACGGTTCAAGAAAAACTATCACCCTGCATGGTCAGCTGCATTTGTACTTGATCCATTATACTTAGTGAGGGATGCAAGTGGGAAGTATCTTCCACCATTTAAACGTCTGACACATGATCAAGAGAAGGACATAGACAAGCTAATAACACGGCTAGTACCACGGGAGGAAGCTCCCACTGCACTAATGGAGCTTATGAAATGGAGATCAGAAGGGCTCGACCCACTGTATGCTCAGGCTGTTCAAGTAAAGCAGCGAGATCCTGTAACAGGAAGAATGAAAATTGCAAATCCTCAGAGTAGCAGGCTTGTATGGGAAACTTGCCTGAAAGAGTTCAAGTCGCTGGGGAAGGTTGCTGTTAGGCTTCTCTTCCTTCAGGCAACCTCATGTGGATTCAAATGTAATTGGTCCTTTATGAGATGGGTTTCGCTGCAAGGGCAATCGAGGGTTGGCATGGATAGAGCGCAAAGGATGATCTTCATTGCAGCTCACGCAAAACTTGAGAAACGGGATTTTTCCAGTGATGAGGAGAAGGATGCTGAGATGCTTACTACAGCAAATGGTGAGGATGACATGTTCAATGAAGTCTTTGTAGATGCACCCtcagtttaa